ATGAATCCATCTCTTGCAATATAAGAGATGGGCTCAAGCTATAGCATTCTGggttttcaaagaaaaagatgtTGCTTCTCTTTAACACCGTTTGTGtgtttctgttgttggtgcATTCTATGTCGAGAGTGCTACCAAGCTAgtaggaaaaaaatgtgTTTGTTGACAATGCTCCCAATAGAATTTTCCCGCGGTCGGGGTTAATTGCGGAACTTGGTTTCCCAGAGgtgattttttgtttcttcatgTTTTTCTATGTTGTTGCTCTTTGACATGTGACTTCAGGTCTATCCCATTCTTGCATGAGCTAAACCTTCTATCCAGCTTCTGCCTCTGTATAACATTAGACGAGTCTGCACTTTTAAGAGTTTGTCTTCAATTGTCTCGGTGGGTAGCCTAACAATACCGCTTTCTCCGCAATGTTTGCCCCTCCCTCAGATGAAATGAATCCTTCttatattgattttttagaaaaaagagTCGATGCAACTACCGCCGGACTTGATGCAAGTACAACAGAGTTTTCAATGGACACATCATCTCATACCGGACCATCAATGGACGCTTCTCCAACTACTTCTTCCCCTGTTTCTCAAAGTGACAGTGGTAGTGaaaccttgaaaatttcagcCGACATTCAGACTCGGCGCCGTATAAGCACACATTCTTTTAATAAAATGACAACAAACACTCTAATTTCCAATACATTTGCAACTTCAGGGACATATTCTGTATTGGACAACGGCTCTTCCACCTTGACAGATGCGTTGGCGTTGATCACTGCTATACCGAATTCTACTGGTGACAGTAGTAGTGCAACCTCGGGCATaccaaatgatgaaacagTCACTGTTTATACATACAACTCTCAGAATTCATTAAAACCTTCAATTGAGCTGATAGTTCCAACAATCACTACGAATACCCTTCCGACGGGATTACTTCCTGCTTCGTCAAACTATActaattcatcaatttttaCTCAGCCATTAAATTCTACAAATCCATCAATTTCTGCACAATTTACAAACAGCACGAAATCGGGATACAATAGGCCCAAAAGCGTTTCGTCATGGATAACACGCTCCAGTTTAAACATGGTACCTTcagaatatccaaaagtCTCAACCTACAGCAGTTCAGGTTCTAATACTCTGAGACATTCTGCTCTATCAAAGGCACATTCTATGTTCCCTTCACGAACCTCAATAACAAAGTTAAGTTCTTCTACTTCGGTGAAGTCCAAAAAATTCGCCAGTTCAGCATTACCTACTACATCATCTTCACAGCTTACCACAACGTCATCAAGAAAACCTAGAACAACAATAACCCAATATCTCGAGGATATAACTTATACCCAGGTATATGTTGTGACAGATTCTCGAACTACAGTCACCACTGCTTTATTGGCAACTACAAGCTTTTATGTCACCTCGCTGGATGAGACATACTCTATTTCCCCACCCGCAATCACGACAGATCTACAATCTTTAAAATCAAGACTGGGCTTTGATTCAAGtatcttcaaaaaaaaaataggaGCCGGAGCTGTAGCTGGTATTGCTATTGGCGCCATTCTTGGATTGTTGTTACTACTAggtttgtttattttttattttcttaggaagaggaaaaatggTGGATCAGTTATTGATTGGCTACATGGTTTAAAAAGATCAGATGATCATTATAGCAGAAAAAGTGTGTATATTGGTGATGCCAGCCattataaagaaaatggtaGTGAGGACAGTTTAGTCCAAACCGATTCGAGATACTACAATAGTGAAAGATATCCAGAGCCTCAAATACCCGATGATCCAACATCAAACTCCACGATAAAAAAGACCCCACCATTGGTGAACCGTGATAAAAAACCGTCACTTTTCCTTACCCCGTCTCCTATAAAACCAGCACTAACCGTTGATCATAGTCCGGTTCAAGAAGACGGATTCGATATGTCCTTATTTGATATGAGAAGTGAACTTAATAAAATCAACGATTCAACAGATACTGTTCATTATCTGTTTCCCCCAGCTCCTGCACCGAGAAAAACCGTTAAAGGAATAAATTCTATCGATAAAATGAACTACCAAGTTGATGATACCCCAACCACCCCGATAGACAGACTACCAATCGACCGAACCATGAGTGTGTTGTATGAATCTCCAAACGAGCAATGTATCTGggatgaatttgaaagtgCAAAAGATTCAGGATTGATGAACCATTCAGGCTCTATGACTAATGCTAAAAACTACTCTGCTGATACAGAATTTGATACCTCTAAACATGGGAAAAGCAGTAAATGTGATCAGATATTTGAACAGCTGAGAGCTGATGGTGATTATGATGATACTCTCCGAGATAGTATTCTGAGTTCCGACAGAAGAGTCAGGTCAGGAAGTGGGGCTAAAAGGTATGAGTACATTGTTAACAATGTGAGTACTTTTAAGAATGAATTAGAAAAAGAGCGCTTGGGGTCACCGCTGAAGTCAACATTTGGGTTTGAAAGTATGGATGATACTGTGCATTTATCAGAAACGCCCAACGATTTCCCTAATTCCGAAACTGTTAAAgaattcattgattatGTGAAGAAAGTACCACCGCCAATTCCCAAACCTAGAAAGAATATCTGATGGgcctctttctcttttcatGGAAGAGAAATGGATTTGTGCGTTTGCATTTTATTCATTGATATGTACTATTATGTGGACTGTTTGAGAAATCTGTAACTGAGTAATCGTTTATAGATCTAATATAAGGGTATCGAAAAGCATGTTAAAAAGTAAAGGTTTAACCACGATAAGGGTTATAAAAAGGAACAGAATAATTGAAGCAATGATAAAAAGACTCAACGACTATTAGAGCGGTATGCTAGGACATGACTTTATAGACGTCCATCATATTTCTCTCAACAACATATTTACCAACCTTGTACCTTTCATCAGGGTCAACGCTGGTTATATATTTCCAGCCCATTTCACTATCACATTGGACGCAAGTTATCGATTTAACTCCATATCTCCCGGTTCTCATGTTTTTCATAGTTTCACACTTACTTTCCCTCACATTCAAGACATTTTTAACAAAGTATGCATTCCCCTTATTTCCCCAAAAGTCTTTCGAAATTATTAAAGACGAATGGCAAATATCAGTATAACATGTCTTACACCTGTAAATTATGGGTACAGGCCCATTATGCAACGATGGATACATTCTGATGGTTTCACTACTATTTGACAAGTCAATATCACCACCACTACCGTCATCATCAtgatcatcttcttcatcatgatcatcttcttcctcttcctcttcttcctcttcttcaaaaattgCACCTTCGTTCTCAGTGTCGCTTTCCTCACATTCGTTCATCTCATTTGCAGTGAAACTGACTCCAAAATCAATGCCGTGCATACCAACTCCACCGTCAAGAGCATCCCCGTTGGTGTTCAACCGGCTCTCCCCTATTCTCAACTGCTGTTGGCCATGACTTGCCTCTCCCATGTCGTTACCAAATACATTATGAAACGTATACTTCACCTCACCAGGGAAAACTGACGATGCGCCCGAGGATACCGATCTCCTTGCACCAGATATGACCCCAGAAAAGACAGACCCAAATGAGTACTGTGAATGACTGGAAGACCTGCGTGTGTTAGACTCGCCACTATAAATCGACGAGATTGATGATCTCGTTGCACTTGGCCGCCTATACTTGATCTTACCAGTAATATTGGCCCTGTCGTTGGACTTGGGACTGGACCCCGACGTAATGTCCCCCCGACTCGATGGTGAGAGGTCAAAGTAGTCTACGCAAACCCTTCCCATATCTATGTGTCTGTAACGAAGAAGCCCTAGTTGTATGAATCGgagaaagaggaaacaGATTTGTATATACACTGGTTCAAACCAGTGTTTATAAATGATGTGAGTAAATAAATGCTTTATGTgtctatatatatatatatttatatatttatatatttatatacatTAATATGTATATACTGGTATTTATATCTATAAACGGCAACTCCACATTACCGACCCTCACACTCCTTTTATCTCCTAATCAATATATTATTAATTGATACCAAACCGAGCCGAGCCGTATTTTGTTCTCCTTGGTAGATCCGCATAATCgtttctcttttgattGAAACGAGCCCCCCTCACTTCCTAATCGGTAAAACCAACATTATCCAATTCCGTATTGGACTATTTGGATAAAAAGGAGTTGAGAAAAGAGGGAAAAATTGCATTTCAGGTTCGAGTATCCGTGCACCAGAGAGTTCCCAAGTTTTTTCACAtgttattttatttattttttctttttattttttttctgtctGCAAAATTTCGTATTTTCGCAttttttcaccattttcaccattttcacgttttttccaacattgatgaaaagagTGAAGGTTGGTTGTAGTTAGGTACTGAATTTAAACTGGTGTTTAAGAAGGAGTTAATCCGAATTCCAAGCACAGATACTACAATATGGCACCTTCATAtgtttttggatttctGCGTGGGGCGTCTATATGTATGCGTTCCCATCCTGCTATTATTAGGGCTAGAATGCCTGCAGGTTTGAGAACCATGGCAACGAATAAACCAGTTGATTCCCTCTTTAGCGATTTGACATCTTCGGTTGACAAGAAGAGGGCTGCAGGTAAGGAGACCGCCAACAACAACGTTGCAGTTGCAGAAGAAGGGGATTCTGGAGTGATACAGTATGTCGAGCCGGAAAAAGATAGCAAATTACAGGAATTTTTGAATCCAGAACCGTTGATTTCGGTTGACACTTTACTTACTCCATTAAAGAAGGAGATCTATTTAGCTAATGTTGCAAAGAATGGctttttcaagaatatGGATTTGGTGAAACTAAAGGATGATAATTCGTATACTCTGAATTTGTCccaaaaggaaattgagGCTTTGGAACCTTCAATTTATCTGAGATCTTGGAGAATCAAAGGTTCGATCAAAAAAACCAACATTGTCTTAAGGGCGTTGAAGAACTTACCTTTGAAGAAGGCTATCACCCAGTTGCATTTCATGGAAAAGAAGGTTGCTAGGGATTTATCCGAAATGCTAGAGAGAGGAGTTGAGGATGCTCAGAAGATGAATTATGATGTCGACGACTTATACGTTGCAGAGTCCTGGGTTCACACCGACGGCCATTGGATGAAGAGAGTGGATTGTAAAGGTAGAGGTAGAGCTGGTGTTATGACTTTCAAATGGGTCAGTGTGAGATTCTTGTTGAAGACTAAGCAAACGCAACGGAGACTGAAATATTTGGCAAGCCAAAGAGCTAACAATAAAGATGTTAGAACTTTTGTCTCCAAGGGTAAGATCAGAGGTAACGCACCTGGCTTCTACAGATGGTaagttttctctttataCATCCTGTAAATAGTATACTAGTTATGTAATTCAAAAATCCTTCACTAGACTCATTAGCGGGAAGAAGTATcatgcttttttttccctctaTTTTTGCTTACTCTattttttagtttctttttcttttatgaTTGAATAATAAATATGTAGAAGTATAAAGAATATGTGGTAAATAGTGAAAGTTATAAACTAATCtgaagaatttggaaacatGAACAAAATGACATTAATAGACAAGTGACTAAGTATATAATAATCTATTTGGTTTCCTTAGTCTTCGTAACCGGCTGGAGGATTTCTTGGTCTGTTTGGAACTGGGTAACCATCCATAGGAACTGGTTCCGCATCGGCATATAAGAACTTTCTTCTTAATGGGGTGCCTGCAAACAGAAAAACAGGACCAAGTGCAGCAATAAATGCAGAGTAAAAAAGATGTGGCTTATTGTGTGCTTGGTAACGTAACCACTGTAAAAGCCAATTAACAAAACAACTTGTTAGTATTGATACTTGTCGGTCGATAGATAATAAACTCAAAACTTGAAGATGCCCGAAATGGACATAGGCATAGAAAGTTTAAAAATAATACATACTCTAACTGGCTCCTTGAAGTAAACAGGATAAGACATGCTTGTGTGTTGTTTCTGGTGTTTCAAACAAATATGTTTTACTCTTGGGTTAGTTCACCACTTGCACAACCATGTTAACGAATCATGCTCtcgaaaaaaaacagactGACAAGTCAACTGGGTACTCAAATTGGCAGCGCGGGCGGCTCAGCGAGGCGCCGATCgaccaaaaaaaaaagttaacTATATTATCATATACCAACCTGTTTTAGCAGACTGAAACTGGTTTTAGTGGAGCAGAGAAAGATATACCTCTACCAGGAGCAAATATATCACTCAGAAAGTCAATATGGAACACAAGTTAAACGAGCAGAGCAAACGAAATGCGGATGAAGAGGGGCGATTTTATAGTCGTAGAAGGTGGAATCGAGTAGAGGGAGATCATGACAGAAATTCCAATGAAATGAAATACTCTAGAAGTGAAGATTGGAGAGAACGAAGGGATTATTCAAGAGGTTATTATAGAAATAGTAGAGATGAAAAAAGAGGCAAATATGGATACGAAAAAAGATACGACCCAAGTAATAACAGGTATCCTAAAGAAAATTATCGTACttacagagaaaaaaatcgGTATGGGGACATCAATTTAAGGCGAACCAATGTGAGTAGTTCAAGACAGTCTAATCCTCAAAACCCAATACCGGTTGATCTCACTCCTTCTGGTGTGTTGACTAGATATCTACATTTGTCAGATGTCACAAAGTCTTTAAGTGAATCTGATACCAAGTCCAAATACTCTCCTccagatgatgaaatagTACCGACACCAGAGAATTGCCATATTCATCTATTCAAATATAATGAAAGAACTGATAAACAAACAGAAATCCCTATTTATAACTTTAAATCGTATTACATTATTGGAAGGGATAAAGAGTTGGCGGACATTGTTGTTTCAGAGGAGGAGGATGGCTATTTAGTCTCGAAAGAGCATACGGTTTTACAGTTCCGCAAAAGTAAGTTAGGTCAGGTAAATTGTTACATTATGGATTTGAAGTCAACTAATGGAACGTTTCTCAATGACTCTAAGGAAGAAATTCCATCAAAACGGTACATAGAActcaaagacaaagattttttcaaactagGAGATTACAATAGTGTACTTGAGTTTATGGTAGTTCATGATAAGTGACATGTCACAGCATCGCACCCCATGTTTCCATACATCGATTTCTGTCTATAAGCACATCTACTTTTCTATACTTTAAGCCAGTTTATCAGTACCCTTGACTTTACCTGATCCAATATCCATTTTTGCACTTTTGGAGCCAAATTGGATGGCACGTTTCGGTTCTTGTGCAACAAAATGAAGACCCATTAAATCAGCAAGCTCACGAAGAGCTTTCTTCCTAGTAATTTCACccgtttcttttttgtaATTCAGTTTCCAATTTAATGGGATTGCGCCTTCTGTAGTAACCCACTTCACAAATGATTCATCTAAAAAGGGATATCTTACCTCCTTGTTCCAGCTACAAATAACTTTATCATCCCTAGTGAGATTTCTTTCCCATAGTCTATCTAAATCGCATTGTAGTTCATCTCTCAACTCTTTATTTagttcattcaaatcataGGTGTTTGTATCATTGGCaggtttatttttcaattttctcttgacTTGGTTGCTTATTCCGGTGAAGATTCTTTCGTGTCTGGTATAACCTCCAAACAATTCGTCAGCTCCTAAACCGCTGAGAAGTACTTTACATTCACTGTCCTGTCCTTCACTGTTTACTCCGCTAGACGCAAAGTAAAAGGCAATAGCAATAGATAAGTCCATTTCAGTATCGTTGGGATAAATCAACTTAATGACACGATCTTTGGCCTTCTGGTAACTTTCATATGGTATGTTCACTTTTACCAAATTAAAATACACCTTATTAGCCTTATTATACTTTTCGTTTAGtttttgacaatttttgattgccAAAGTTCGATCAGGTGTTTCGTCGTAACTTAATTTGGCCCTTGGGTTACTAAATGAaacattcaacaaatctATTATAGTGTTTTCCTGACAAATTTCTCCGCATATACCGGCTAGTATGGTGCAATCTATGCCGCCACTATAC
The window above is part of the Pichia kudriavzevii chromosome 1, complete sequence genome. Proteins encoded here:
- a CDS encoding uncharacterized protein (PKUD0A11650), encoding MFAPPSDEMNPSYIDFLEKRVDATTAGLDASTTEFSMDTSSHTGPSMDASPTTSSPVSQSDSGSETLKISADIQTRRRISTHSFNKMTTNTLISNTFATSGTYSVLDNGSSTLTDALALITAIPNSTGDSSSATSGIPNDETVTVYTYNSQNSLKPSIELIVPTITTNTLPTGLLPASSNYTNSSIFTQPLNSTNPSISAQFTNSTKSGYNRPKSVSSWITRSSLNMVPSEYPKVSTYSSSGSNTLRHSALSKAHSMFPSRTSITKLSSSTSVKSKKFASSALPTTSSSQLTTTSSRKPRTTITQYLEDITYTQVYVVTDSRTTVTTALLATTSFYVTSLDETYSISPPAITTDLQSLKSRLGFDSSIFKKKIGAGAVAGIAIGAILGLLLLLGLFIFYFLRKRKNGGSVIDWLHGLKRSDDHYSRKSVYIGDASHYKENGSEDSLVQTDSRYYNSERYPEPQIPDDPTSNSTIKKTPPLVNRDKKPSLFLTPSPIKPALTVDHSPVQEDGFDMSLFDMRSELNKINDSTDTVHYLFPPAPAPRKTVKGINSIDKMNYQVDDTPTTPIDRLPIDRTMSVLYESPNEQCIWDEFESAKDSGLMNHSGSMTNAKNYSADTEFDTSKHGKSSKCDQIFEQLRADGDYDDTLRDSILSSDRRVRSGSGAKRYEYIVNNVSTFKNELEKERLGSPLKSTFGFESMDDTVHLSETPNDFPNSETVKEFIDYVKKVPPPIPKPRKNI
- a CDS encoding uncharacterized protein (PKUD0A11660; similar to Saccharomyces cerevisiae YBL049W (MOH1); ancestral locus Anc_7.492) — translated: MGRVCVDYFDLSPSSRGDITSGSSPKSNDRANITGKIKYRRPSATRSSISSIYSGESNTRRSSSHSQYSFGSVFSGVISGARRSVSSGASSVFPGEVKYTFHNVFGNDMGEASHGQQQLRIGESRLNTNGDALDGGVGMHGIDFGVSFTANEMNECEESDTENEGAIFEEEEEEEEEEDDHDEEDDHDDDGSGGDIDLSNSSETIRMYPSLHNGPVPIIYRCKTCYTDICHSSLIISKDFWGNKGNAYFVKNVLNVRESKCETMKNMRTGRYGVKSITCVQCDSEMGWKYITSVDPDERYKVGKYVVERNMMDVYKVMS
- a CDS encoding uncharacterized protein (PKUD0A11670; similar to Saccharomyces cerevisiae YNL177C (MRPL22); ancestral locus Anc_2.78), giving the protein MAPSYVFGFLRGASICMRSHPAIIRARMPAGLRTMATNKPVDSLFSDLTSSVDKKRAAGKETANNNVAVAEEGDSGVIQYVEPEKDSKLQEFLNPEPLISVDTLLTPLKKEIYLANVAKNGFFKNMDLVKLKDDNSYTLNLSQKEIEALEPSIYLRSWRIKGSIKKTNIVLRALKNLPLKKAITQLHFMEKKVARDLSEMLERGVEDAQKMNYDVDDLYVAESWVHTDGHWMKRVDCKGRGRAGVMTFKWVSVRFLLKTKQTQRRLKYLASQRANNKDVRTFVSKGKIRGNAPGFYRW
- a CDS encoding uncharacterized protein (PKUD0A11675), producing MSYPVYFKEPVRWLRYQAHNKPHLFYSAFIAALGPVFLFAGTPLRRKFLYADAEPVPMDGYPVPNRPRNPPAGYED
- a CDS encoding uncharacterized protein (PKUD0A11680; similar to Saccharomyces cerevisiae YLR016C (PML1); ancestral locus Anc_5.240), yielding MEHKLNEQSKRNADEEGRFYSRRRWNRVEGDHDRNSNEMKYSRSEDWRERRDYSRGYYRNSRDEKRGKYGYEKRYDPSNNRYPKENYRTYREKNRYGDINLRRTNVSSSRQSNPQNPIPVDLTPSGVLTRYLHLSDVTKSLSESDTKSKYSPPDDEIVPTPENCHIHLFKYNERTDKQTEIPIYNFKSYYIIGRDKELADIVVSEEEDGYLVSKEHTVLQFRKSKLGQVNCYIMDLKSTNGTFLNDSKEEIPSKRYIELKDKDFFKLGDYNSVLEFMVVHDK
- a CDS encoding uncharacterized protein (PKUD0A11690; similar to Saccharomyces cerevisiae YML096W; ancestral locus Anc_8.875); this encodes MCGILLHFQKQGNFKDSAVFGSDRVFKSLIPIIRERGGDHENYMTYEHTEIYSSVLSLRQPIARQPISDERFVIQFNGELYNKGITKGMNDVEYLHAKLSNDYKGRVIETIGHLEGEFAYSIYDKMERKIYFGKDILGRKSLCFSTKACDGLYISTCPPWNSEDRVNFNECEKAKVYVYDLETCELGNIPFDTSSLLPCSYKVLNNVTDNVDRNKLISQLHVELSKSVERRISTIFPLKEASTKSKFAILYSGGIDCTILAGICGEICQENTIIDLLNVSFSNPRAKLSYDETPDRTLAIKNCQKLNEKYNKANKVYFNLVKVNIPYESYQKAKDRVIKLIYPNDTEMDLSIAIAFYFASSGVNSEGQDSECKVLLSGLGADELFGGYTRHERIFTGISNQVKRKLKNKPANDTNTYDLNELNKELRDELQCDLDRLWERNLTRDDKVICSWNKEVRYPFLDESFVKWVTTEGAIPLNWKLNYKKETGEITRKKALRELADLMGLHFVAQEPKRAIQFGSKSAKMDIGSGKVKGTDKLA